A window of Callospermophilus lateralis isolate mCalLat2 chromosome 13, mCalLat2.hap1, whole genome shotgun sequence contains these coding sequences:
- the Tor1aip1 gene encoding torsin-1A-interacting protein 1 isoform X2 produces MAREGRRAEPAGEGWAMYVTPRAPLREGRHRLAPQNGSGSDAPAYGTSPSRQGRREVRFSEEPPEVYGDFEPRVAKERSPVGKRTSPEEFRPDSAKEEVRESAYYLRSRQRRQPRLQEAEEMKTRRATRLLQQHSPQPPLPPSPVTSRRGLRDSQSSEEDETSYQTVTSQTVSKKTVRRTQEASAVASEDPVISLCRPPLRSPRSDSAYKTNGNTKMSEVGETEDDDQDSSYSDITAVKVKSGDSVESRDLTTRSSGQHPESIWRLSQNQDFTAQEKQTSVLSSGYQKSPQEYIEQNVRMRTKMQTSSPGKSSVYGRFPDDDSIQKSELGNRSPSNSSEQVAEQPQNESFVKRKWGWWLLFMIAPLVCGIFWFLHTPEVETAAVQEFQNQMQQLMTKYQGQDEKLWKRSQTFLEKHLNSSHPRNQPAILLLTAARDAEEALKCLSEQIADAYSSFRSVRAIRIDGTGKAAEDSDVVKLEVDQQLSNGFKNGQNAAVVHRFESLPAGSTLIFYKYCDHENAAFKDVALVLTVLLEEETLGTSLGLKEIEEKVRDFLKVKFTNSNTPSSYNHMDPDKLNGLWSRISHLVLPVQPENALKRGICL; encoded by the exons ATGGCGCGCGAGGGGCGGCGGGCGGAGCCGGCGGGAGAAGGCTGGGCCATGTACGTCACGCCCCGAGCCCCCCTTCGCGAGGGAAGGCACCGGCTCGCCCCTCAAAATGGCAGCGGCAGTGACGCGCCTGCGTACGGAACTTCTCCGTCGCGCCAGGGCCGGCGGGAAGTGAGGTTCTCAGAGGAACCGCCAGAAGTATACGGCGACTTCGAGCCCCGGGTGGCCAAAGAAAGGTCCCCGGTGGGAAAACGAACCTCACCAGAAGAGTTCCGGCCGGATTCTGCGAAAGAGGAAGTGAGAGAAAGCGCCTACTACCTTCGGTCTCGGCAGCGGAGGCAGCCGCGACTCCAGGAAGCCGAGGAGATGAAGACGCGAAGGGCTACCCGCCTTCTGCAGCAGCATTCACCACAGCCTCCTCTACCGCCGTCTCCGGTTACGTCCAGGAGAGGCTTGCGGGACTCGCAGTCCTCTGAAG AGGACGAAACATCTTATCAAACTGTTACAAGCCAGACAGTCTCAAAGAAAACTGTCAGGAGAACACAAGAGGCTTCAG CAGTGGCAAGTGAAGATCCTGTAATTAGCCTATGTAGACCCCCTCTAAGAAGCCCAAGATCTG ATTCAGCTTACAAAACCAATGGAAATACTAAAATGAGTGAAGTAG GAGAAACCGAAGATGATGATCAAGACAGCTCTTACAGTGACATCACTGCTGTCAAGGTCAAATCTGGGGATTCTGTTGAATCTAGAG atCTAACCACCAGATCATCTGGTCAACATCCAGAATCAATTTGGAGATTATCACAAA ATCAAGACTTCACAGCTCAAGAAAAGCAAACTTCAGTGCTGA GCTCAGGATATCAAAAAAGTCCTCAGGAGTATATTGAACAAAATGTAAGAATGAGGACTAAGATGCAAA CATCTTCACCGGGCAAGAGTTCAGTATATGGCCGTTTTCCAGATG ATGACAGCATTCAGAAATCAGAGCTTGGAAATCGGTCTCCATCAAATTCTAGCGAAC AAGTGGCTGAACAACCCCAAAACGAATCTTTTGTCAAGAGGAAATGGGGGTGGTGGCTGCTTTTTATGATAGCTCCGCTGGTCTGCGGGATATTTTGGTTCCTTCATACTCCTGAGGTAGAAACTGCTGCTGTCCAAGAGTTCCAAAACCAGATGCAACAACTTATGACTAAGTACCAAGGTCAAGATGAGAAGCTGTGGAAAAGGAGCCAAACGTTCCTGGAAAAGCATCTTAACAGCTCCCATCCTCGGAATCAGCCAGCTATCTTGTTGCTCACTGCTGCCCGGGACGCTGAAGAAGCACTGAAGTGTCTGAGTGAACAAATTGCCGATGCCTATTCTTCCTTCCGCAGTGTCCGTGCCATCCGGATTGATGGGACAGGCAAAGCTGCTGAAGACAGTGATGTTGTCAAACTGGAGGTAGATCAGCAGCTGAGCAACGGATTCAAAAATGGCCAGAATGCCGCAGTGGTGCACCGCTTCGAGTCGCTGCCTGCAGGCTCTACCTTGATCTTCTATAAATATTGTGACCATGAAAATGCAGCCTTCAAAGATGTAGCTTTAGTTCTGACTGTCTTGTTGGAAGAGGAGACACTTGGAACCAGTCTTGGCCTAAAGGAAATTGAAGAAAAAGTGAGGGATTTCCTCAAAGTCAAGTTCACCAACTCAAACACACCCAGCTCCTACAATCACATGGACCCAGACAAACTGAATGGGCTCTGGAGCCGAATTTCCCACTTAGTTCTGCCTGTGCAACCAGAAAATGCCCTGAAAAGGGGCATCTGCTTATAA
- the Tor1aip1 gene encoding torsin-1A-interacting protein 1 isoform X1, with product MAREGRRAEPAGEGWAMYVTPRAPLREGRHRLAPQNGSGSDAPAYGTSPSRQGRREVRFSEEPPEVYGDFEPRVAKERSPVGKRTSPEEFRPDSAKEEVRESAYYLRSRQRRQPRLQEAEEMKTRRATRLLQQHSPQPPLPPSPVTSRRGLRDSQSSEEDETSYQTVTSQTVSKKTVRRTQEASAVASEDPVISLCRPPLRSPRSDSAYKTNGNTKMSEVEAASVLQKVNFSEEEGETEDDDQDSSYSDITAVKVKSGDSVESRDLTTRSSGQHPESIWRLSQNQDFTAQEKQTSVLSSGYQKSPQEYIEQNVRMRTKMQTSSPGKSSVYGRFPDDDSIQKSELGNRSPSNSSEQVAEQPQNESFVKRKWGWWLLFMIAPLVCGIFWFLHTPEVETAAVQEFQNQMQQLMTKYQGQDEKLWKRSQTFLEKHLNSSHPRNQPAILLLTAARDAEEALKCLSEQIADAYSSFRSVRAIRIDGTGKAAEDSDVVKLEVDQQLSNGFKNGQNAAVVHRFESLPAGSTLIFYKYCDHENAAFKDVALVLTVLLEEETLGTSLGLKEIEEKVRDFLKVKFTNSNTPSSYNHMDPDKLNGLWSRISHLVLPVQPENALKRGICL from the exons ATGGCGCGCGAGGGGCGGCGGGCGGAGCCGGCGGGAGAAGGCTGGGCCATGTACGTCACGCCCCGAGCCCCCCTTCGCGAGGGAAGGCACCGGCTCGCCCCTCAAAATGGCAGCGGCAGTGACGCGCCTGCGTACGGAACTTCTCCGTCGCGCCAGGGCCGGCGGGAAGTGAGGTTCTCAGAGGAACCGCCAGAAGTATACGGCGACTTCGAGCCCCGGGTGGCCAAAGAAAGGTCCCCGGTGGGAAAACGAACCTCACCAGAAGAGTTCCGGCCGGATTCTGCGAAAGAGGAAGTGAGAGAAAGCGCCTACTACCTTCGGTCTCGGCAGCGGAGGCAGCCGCGACTCCAGGAAGCCGAGGAGATGAAGACGCGAAGGGCTACCCGCCTTCTGCAGCAGCATTCACCACAGCCTCCTCTACCGCCGTCTCCGGTTACGTCCAGGAGAGGCTTGCGGGACTCGCAGTCCTCTGAAG AGGACGAAACATCTTATCAAACTGTTACAAGCCAGACAGTCTCAAAGAAAACTGTCAGGAGAACACAAGAGGCTTCAG CAGTGGCAAGTGAAGATCCTGTAATTAGCCTATGTAGACCCCCTCTAAGAAGCCCAAGATCTG ATTCAGCTTACAAAACCAATGGAAATACTAAAATGAGTGAAGTAG aagcGGCCAGTGTCTTACAGAAGGTCAATTTTTCCGAAGAAGAAG GAGAAACCGAAGATGATGATCAAGACAGCTCTTACAGTGACATCACTGCTGTCAAGGTCAAATCTGGGGATTCTGTTGAATCTAGAG atCTAACCACCAGATCATCTGGTCAACATCCAGAATCAATTTGGAGATTATCACAAA ATCAAGACTTCACAGCTCAAGAAAAGCAAACTTCAGTGCTGA GCTCAGGATATCAAAAAAGTCCTCAGGAGTATATTGAACAAAATGTAAGAATGAGGACTAAGATGCAAA CATCTTCACCGGGCAAGAGTTCAGTATATGGCCGTTTTCCAGATG ATGACAGCATTCAGAAATCAGAGCTTGGAAATCGGTCTCCATCAAATTCTAGCGAAC AAGTGGCTGAACAACCCCAAAACGAATCTTTTGTCAAGAGGAAATGGGGGTGGTGGCTGCTTTTTATGATAGCTCCGCTGGTCTGCGGGATATTTTGGTTCCTTCATACTCCTGAGGTAGAAACTGCTGCTGTCCAAGAGTTCCAAAACCAGATGCAACAACTTATGACTAAGTACCAAGGTCAAGATGAGAAGCTGTGGAAAAGGAGCCAAACGTTCCTGGAAAAGCATCTTAACAGCTCCCATCCTCGGAATCAGCCAGCTATCTTGTTGCTCACTGCTGCCCGGGACGCTGAAGAAGCACTGAAGTGTCTGAGTGAACAAATTGCCGATGCCTATTCTTCCTTCCGCAGTGTCCGTGCCATCCGGATTGATGGGACAGGCAAAGCTGCTGAAGACAGTGATGTTGTCAAACTGGAGGTAGATCAGCAGCTGAGCAACGGATTCAAAAATGGCCAGAATGCCGCAGTGGTGCACCGCTTCGAGTCGCTGCCTGCAGGCTCTACCTTGATCTTCTATAAATATTGTGACCATGAAAATGCAGCCTTCAAAGATGTAGCTTTAGTTCTGACTGTCTTGTTGGAAGAGGAGACACTTGGAACCAGTCTTGGCCTAAAGGAAATTGAAGAAAAAGTGAGGGATTTCCTCAAAGTCAAGTTCACCAACTCAAACACACCCAGCTCCTACAATCACATGGACCCAGACAAACTGAATGGGCTCTGGAGCCGAATTTCCCACTTAGTTCTGCCTGTGCAACCAGAAAATGCCCTGAAAAGGGGCATCTGCTTATAA
- the Tor1aip1 gene encoding torsin-1A-interacting protein 1 isoform X3 has translation MAREGRRAEPAGEGWAMYVTPRAPLREGRHRLAPQNGSGSDAPAYGTSPSRQGRREVRFSEEPPEVYGDFEPRVAKERSPVGKRTSPEEFRPDSAKEEVRESAYYLRSRQRRQPRLQEAEEMKTRRATRLLQQHSPQPPLPPSPVTSRRGLRDSQSSEEDETSYQTVTSQTVSKKTVRRTQEASAVASEDPVISLCRPPLRSPRSEAASVLQKVNFSEEEGETEDDDQDSSYSDITAVKVKSGDSVESRDLTTRSSGQHPESIWRLSQNQDFTAQEKQTSVLSSGYQKSPQEYIEQNVRMRTKMQTSSPGKSSVYGRFPDDDSIQKSELGNRSPSNSSEQVAEQPQNESFVKRKWGWWLLFMIAPLVCGIFWFLHTPEVETAAVQEFQNQMQQLMTKYQGQDEKLWKRSQTFLEKHLNSSHPRNQPAILLLTAARDAEEALKCLSEQIADAYSSFRSVRAIRIDGTGKAAEDSDVVKLEVDQQLSNGFKNGQNAAVVHRFESLPAGSTLIFYKYCDHENAAFKDVALVLTVLLEEETLGTSLGLKEIEEKVRDFLKVKFTNSNTPSSYNHMDPDKLNGLWSRISHLVLPVQPENALKRGICL, from the exons ATGGCGCGCGAGGGGCGGCGGGCGGAGCCGGCGGGAGAAGGCTGGGCCATGTACGTCACGCCCCGAGCCCCCCTTCGCGAGGGAAGGCACCGGCTCGCCCCTCAAAATGGCAGCGGCAGTGACGCGCCTGCGTACGGAACTTCTCCGTCGCGCCAGGGCCGGCGGGAAGTGAGGTTCTCAGAGGAACCGCCAGAAGTATACGGCGACTTCGAGCCCCGGGTGGCCAAAGAAAGGTCCCCGGTGGGAAAACGAACCTCACCAGAAGAGTTCCGGCCGGATTCTGCGAAAGAGGAAGTGAGAGAAAGCGCCTACTACCTTCGGTCTCGGCAGCGGAGGCAGCCGCGACTCCAGGAAGCCGAGGAGATGAAGACGCGAAGGGCTACCCGCCTTCTGCAGCAGCATTCACCACAGCCTCCTCTACCGCCGTCTCCGGTTACGTCCAGGAGAGGCTTGCGGGACTCGCAGTCCTCTGAAG AGGACGAAACATCTTATCAAACTGTTACAAGCCAGACAGTCTCAAAGAAAACTGTCAGGAGAACACAAGAGGCTTCAG CAGTGGCAAGTGAAGATCCTGTAATTAGCCTATGTAGACCCCCTCTAAGAAGCCCAAGATCTG aagcGGCCAGTGTCTTACAGAAGGTCAATTTTTCCGAAGAAGAAG GAGAAACCGAAGATGATGATCAAGACAGCTCTTACAGTGACATCACTGCTGTCAAGGTCAAATCTGGGGATTCTGTTGAATCTAGAG atCTAACCACCAGATCATCTGGTCAACATCCAGAATCAATTTGGAGATTATCACAAA ATCAAGACTTCACAGCTCAAGAAAAGCAAACTTCAGTGCTGA GCTCAGGATATCAAAAAAGTCCTCAGGAGTATATTGAACAAAATGTAAGAATGAGGACTAAGATGCAAA CATCTTCACCGGGCAAGAGTTCAGTATATGGCCGTTTTCCAGATG ATGACAGCATTCAGAAATCAGAGCTTGGAAATCGGTCTCCATCAAATTCTAGCGAAC AAGTGGCTGAACAACCCCAAAACGAATCTTTTGTCAAGAGGAAATGGGGGTGGTGGCTGCTTTTTATGATAGCTCCGCTGGTCTGCGGGATATTTTGGTTCCTTCATACTCCTGAGGTAGAAACTGCTGCTGTCCAAGAGTTCCAAAACCAGATGCAACAACTTATGACTAAGTACCAAGGTCAAGATGAGAAGCTGTGGAAAAGGAGCCAAACGTTCCTGGAAAAGCATCTTAACAGCTCCCATCCTCGGAATCAGCCAGCTATCTTGTTGCTCACTGCTGCCCGGGACGCTGAAGAAGCACTGAAGTGTCTGAGTGAACAAATTGCCGATGCCTATTCTTCCTTCCGCAGTGTCCGTGCCATCCGGATTGATGGGACAGGCAAAGCTGCTGAAGACAGTGATGTTGTCAAACTGGAGGTAGATCAGCAGCTGAGCAACGGATTCAAAAATGGCCAGAATGCCGCAGTGGTGCACCGCTTCGAGTCGCTGCCTGCAGGCTCTACCTTGATCTTCTATAAATATTGTGACCATGAAAATGCAGCCTTCAAAGATGTAGCTTTAGTTCTGACTGTCTTGTTGGAAGAGGAGACACTTGGAACCAGTCTTGGCCTAAAGGAAATTGAAGAAAAAGTGAGGGATTTCCTCAAAGTCAAGTTCACCAACTCAAACACACCCAGCTCCTACAATCACATGGACCCAGACAAACTGAATGGGCTCTGGAGCCGAATTTCCCACTTAGTTCTGCCTGTGCAACCAGAAAATGCCCTGAAAAGGGGCATCTGCTTATAA
- the Tor1aip1 gene encoding torsin-1A-interacting protein 1 isoform X4 has protein sequence MAREGRRAEPAGEGWAMYVTPRAPLREGRHRLAPQNGSGSDAPAYGTSPSRQGRREVRFSEEPPEVYGDFEPRVAKERSPVGKRTSPEEFRPDSAKEEVRESAYYLRSRQRRQPRLQEAEEMKTRRATRLLQQHSPQPPLPPSPVTSRRGLRDSQSSEEDETSYQTVTSQTVSKKTVRRTQEASAVASEDPVISLCRPPLRSPRSDSAYKTNGNTKMSEVEAASVLQKVNFSEEEGETEDDDQDSSYSDITAVKVKSGDSVESRDLTTRSSGQHPESIWRLSQNQDFTAQEKQTSVLSSGYQKSPQEYIEQNVRMRTKMQTSSPGKSSVYGRFPDEVAEQPQNESFVKRKWGWWLLFMIAPLVCGIFWFLHTPEVETAAVQEFQNQMQQLMTKYQGQDEKLWKRSQTFLEKHLNSSHPRNQPAILLLTAARDAEEALKCLSEQIADAYSSFRSVRAIRIDGTGKAAEDSDVVKLEVDQQLSNGFKNGQNAAVVHRFESLPAGSTLIFYKYCDHENAAFKDVALVLTVLLEEETLGTSLGLKEIEEKVRDFLKVKFTNSNTPSSYNHMDPDKLNGLWSRISHLVLPVQPENALKRGICL, from the exons ATGGCGCGCGAGGGGCGGCGGGCGGAGCCGGCGGGAGAAGGCTGGGCCATGTACGTCACGCCCCGAGCCCCCCTTCGCGAGGGAAGGCACCGGCTCGCCCCTCAAAATGGCAGCGGCAGTGACGCGCCTGCGTACGGAACTTCTCCGTCGCGCCAGGGCCGGCGGGAAGTGAGGTTCTCAGAGGAACCGCCAGAAGTATACGGCGACTTCGAGCCCCGGGTGGCCAAAGAAAGGTCCCCGGTGGGAAAACGAACCTCACCAGAAGAGTTCCGGCCGGATTCTGCGAAAGAGGAAGTGAGAGAAAGCGCCTACTACCTTCGGTCTCGGCAGCGGAGGCAGCCGCGACTCCAGGAAGCCGAGGAGATGAAGACGCGAAGGGCTACCCGCCTTCTGCAGCAGCATTCACCACAGCCTCCTCTACCGCCGTCTCCGGTTACGTCCAGGAGAGGCTTGCGGGACTCGCAGTCCTCTGAAG AGGACGAAACATCTTATCAAACTGTTACAAGCCAGACAGTCTCAAAGAAAACTGTCAGGAGAACACAAGAGGCTTCAG CAGTGGCAAGTGAAGATCCTGTAATTAGCCTATGTAGACCCCCTCTAAGAAGCCCAAGATCTG ATTCAGCTTACAAAACCAATGGAAATACTAAAATGAGTGAAGTAG aagcGGCCAGTGTCTTACAGAAGGTCAATTTTTCCGAAGAAGAAG GAGAAACCGAAGATGATGATCAAGACAGCTCTTACAGTGACATCACTGCTGTCAAGGTCAAATCTGGGGATTCTGTTGAATCTAGAG atCTAACCACCAGATCATCTGGTCAACATCCAGAATCAATTTGGAGATTATCACAAA ATCAAGACTTCACAGCTCAAGAAAAGCAAACTTCAGTGCTGA GCTCAGGATATCAAAAAAGTCCTCAGGAGTATATTGAACAAAATGTAAGAATGAGGACTAAGATGCAAA CATCTTCACCGGGCAAGAGTTCAGTATATGGCCGTTTTCCAGATG AAGTGGCTGAACAACCCCAAAACGAATCTTTTGTCAAGAGGAAATGGGGGTGGTGGCTGCTTTTTATGATAGCTCCGCTGGTCTGCGGGATATTTTGGTTCCTTCATACTCCTGAGGTAGAAACTGCTGCTGTCCAAGAGTTCCAAAACCAGATGCAACAACTTATGACTAAGTACCAAGGTCAAGATGAGAAGCTGTGGAAAAGGAGCCAAACGTTCCTGGAAAAGCATCTTAACAGCTCCCATCCTCGGAATCAGCCAGCTATCTTGTTGCTCACTGCTGCCCGGGACGCTGAAGAAGCACTGAAGTGTCTGAGTGAACAAATTGCCGATGCCTATTCTTCCTTCCGCAGTGTCCGTGCCATCCGGATTGATGGGACAGGCAAAGCTGCTGAAGACAGTGATGTTGTCAAACTGGAGGTAGATCAGCAGCTGAGCAACGGATTCAAAAATGGCCAGAATGCCGCAGTGGTGCACCGCTTCGAGTCGCTGCCTGCAGGCTCTACCTTGATCTTCTATAAATATTGTGACCATGAAAATGCAGCCTTCAAAGATGTAGCTTTAGTTCTGACTGTCTTGTTGGAAGAGGAGACACTTGGAACCAGTCTTGGCCTAAAGGAAATTGAAGAAAAAGTGAGGGATTTCCTCAAAGTCAAGTTCACCAACTCAAACACACCCAGCTCCTACAATCACATGGACCCAGACAAACTGAATGGGCTCTGGAGCCGAATTTCCCACTTAGTTCTGCCTGTGCAACCAGAAAATGCCCTGAAAAGGGGCATCTGCTTATAA